In Candidatus Methylomirabilis tolerans, the sequence CGGGACGAGGAGCTCAAGACTGCCCTCACCAGCCCGGAGATCCTTTTTGCCAGGATGGCCCCTGCCCAGAAGATGCGAGTTGTGACGCTCCTGAAGGAGATGGGGGAGGTGGTCGCTGTTACGGGCGACGGGGTCAATGATGCCCCGGCCTTGAAGAAGGCCGACATTGGAGTGGCCATGGGGATCGCCGGGACCGATGTTGCCAAGGAGGCTGCCGATATTGTCCTGCTCGACGACAACTTCGCCACCATCGTCGGCGCCGTCGAAGAGGGGCGGGCGGTCTATGAGAACATCCGGAAGTTCGTCACCTACATCCTTGCGAGCAATATTCCGGAGATCGTCCCCTATCTGGCTTCGGTGATATTTCGGATCCCCCTCCTGCTCACGATTGTTCAGATCCTGGCTGTCGACTTGGGTACTGATATGCTGCCGGCCCTGGGTCTTGGGGCCGAGCCGCCGGATGCGAACACGATGGATCGCCCGCCGAGATCCAGAAAGGAGCGTCTGTTGAATTTCCCGTTACTGGCCAGATCGTACCTGTTTCTGGGACCGATCGAGGCGGCTGCGGCCATGAGCGCCGGACTGTGGTATCTCACCAACGGTGGATGGGAGTGGGGTATCGACCTGCCGGCGGCGAACCCGCTCTACAAGCAGGCGACGACGGTGGCGTTCGCTGCGATCGTCATCTGTCAGGTAGCGAACGTGTACGTCTGCCGGAGCTCGAGGACATCGATCCTCTCCATGGGTCTTTTCACGAATCGATTTATCGTCTGGGGTATTGCGGTTGAGATCGCGATGTTGGGCCTGATCGTCTACAGCCAAATCGGACACCGGATCTTCGGGACTGCCGCCTTTGAGGGAGGGTTCTGGTGGTTTCTGCTTGTTTTCGGGGCGCTGTTGCTTCTTGCGGAAGAGGCGAGGAAGGGAATCGTTCGACGCCTCGATTCGGGGAGAGGACTTCGTTATCAGGAGGGGACCGCATGAGACCAAGGGTTGCGCTATCTCGTAAGCGGTGGACGAAATCGACAGAGGTTGAACCTTCGAGGGATTACGGAGCGGAAATCGAGAGACCGCTCGATGCTGAAGATGTGGCCCTATCCTTGCTTGATGCAAAGGTGCGAGCAGAAGAGGCGCGGGCGGACCTCAGTTCCACAGAGCCGCACGCCGGCTTGAGCGTGCGTCTTTCTCGCGCTATGATCTTGCAACTGCAGACAGAAGCAGCCAAGCGCCACATCACCCCGTCAGAGCTGATCAAGCGAGCTCTTATGCAGTATCGGCCTCTGAGGCAGGCCGGGCGCCTGTCTGCTCGCCAGGCAGGTAAGTGATGACGCACACACAGATACAGGTACAGACTACGACGGACAATAGGCCCTTACAATAAAGGAGGCTTTCTCATGCTAGCCGGGTTTCCAAAGCAGGTCACACTTAGGACCGGAACGAGCGTTACGATTCGCCCGATAGTCAAAGAGGATGCGGAAAGGCTCCATGCTTTCTTCTGCAAGATACCGCGGGAGGATCGCCTTTTTCTGCGGGACGATGTCTCCCTTCGGGAGGTGATCGATTCGTGGATGGATGATCTTGATTACGGGAAGGTCCTGCCGCTTGTGGCTGAGGTGGACGACGCCATTGTGGCCGACGCCACCTTACATCGCCGAAGATTCGGCTGGACCAGCCACGTAGGAAAGGTACGTCTGGTCGTCGATAGAGACTATCGGGGGAAGGGCCTCGGGACGCTCATGATCGAGGAGCTGATCAATATTGCCAAGAGGGCAGGCCTTGAAATTCTTGTTGCCGAGATCATGGGGGGTCAGACGGTTGCGCTGAGCATCCTCAAGCGGTTGGGATTCGAACGAGAGGCAGTCTTCTACAACTATGTCAAAGACCAAACAGGAGAGGAACACGACCTCGTCGTCATGATGAAGAACCTGCAGATTGAGCCGGCCATGGTTCCCTTTTGATCTGAGCCGTGAGGCATGACCTATGAAGCTGGTGATCAGGCTGAAACCACCTAAGAGACGGGCTCCCCATCGGCCGACAAAGGTGGAGCCACAGAGGGTTCGCTACGATCGGAAGAGGGCCAAGCGATCGGTTCGGGAGGAAGTGAAGGCGGAGGGCAAGGCCGGCTGATGCATCATTAAAACCGTCAGAGATCAGCTTTCAGCACTGGGTGGAAGAAACTGAAGGCAGATTAGACTGAAGAGTTTTAGGTAGTTTCCTTTCAGTCTAAATCCCTAGCCGCTGAGCGCTGATGGCTGAACGCTATTTTCTGAGGAATCGATAATGGAGAGACAATGGTCAGTCCGTTAAAGCCTGATGCGCTCCGTAAGATTTGCCTGCCGGAAAGCCTCCCCTTCGAAGGGACTGATGATCTCAAGCCCCTGGAGGAGGTTGTGGCCCAGGATCGCGCCGTCGAGGCCATCGCCTTCGGTGTCGGTATACGCAGTGAAGGGTTTAACCTCTTTGTCCTCGGGCCTACCGGAACAGGCAAGACTGCGGCGATCAAACGCTTTCTGGCTCATGCAGCGGCCAAGCTCCCTACCCCCCCTGATTGGTGTTATGTCAATAACTTCGCTGACCCGCAACGCCCCCGCGCGCTCTGCCTTCCGCCAGGCCGTGCCCGCCTCTTCCAGGTCGACTGTGAACGGCTCCTGACGGAGTTGAAGACCGGCGTTCCCAGGGCCTTCGAGTCCGAAGCCTATGAACAGAACCGTCACACAATTCTGGACGAGTTGCAGCAACAGACAAGCGACGAGCTGGAGGCCTTGCGAAAGCGCGCGGAGACGCTTGGGTTCGGACTTGCCAAGACGGCCAGCGGCTTCATGATCATCCCCATATTTAAAGGGAAGCCGCTGAAACCGGAAGGGTTTGAAGGTCTCGATGAGGAGACCAAGCGGCAGGTCAACCTGAGAAGCGAAGAGGTGCAGAAGGATCTGGCCGCGACGCGCCGCCGAATCCGCGACCTGGAGCGGGAGGCGAAGAATCGTCTCGACGGGATGGACCGGGAGGTCGCAACCTCTGCGGTTGATCACCTGGTCGAAGAAGTCAAAGAGCGTTACGCAGATCACGCCATGGTACAGGCGCACCTCGAGGCGATACGCGAGGATGTTATTGCCAATGTAGATCTGTTTCGTCGGGATCAGAGTGTGGCGCAAGGCCAACCGGAACTGACGGCCATGCTGCGACAGGGGCTGGACCCCTTCGACCGGTATCGGGTCAATGTCCTGATCGAACATGGGGAAAACGGTGGCGCGCCGGTCGTCGTCGAACCTCACCCAACCTGTCAAAACCTGGTTGGACGGATCGAACATCAGGTCAATATGGGCGCGCTCTACACCAACTTCCTGATGGCCAAGGGGGGCGCCTTGCACCTGGCCAATGGGGGGTTCCTGGTCGTGGAGGCCATGGAGTTGCTCAAGCAATTCTTTGCGTGGGATCAACTGAAGCGGACACTCAAGAACCGCCGGATCAGGATCGAAGAGCCGGGGGAACAGTTTCGTCTCTACAGCACGGTGACGCTCGAGCCCGAGCCGATCCCCCTCAACGTGAAGGTGGTGCTTATCGGCAGCCCATGGCTCTACTATCTGTTGCACGCCCTCGATCCGGAGTTTCTGGAGCTGTTTAAGGTTCAGGCAGAGTTCAGCGATCGCGTGGCTCGGACGCCTGAAACAATCCTGACCTTTGCCCGCCTGCTGTCCACCTGTTGCACGGCCGAGGGACTTAGGGCGTTCGATCGGGGCGCCGTGGCGAAACTGGTGGAGCACAGCTCTCGCCTGGTGGAGGACCAAGAAAAGCTTGCTACGACGTTCAGCCACCTGTTGGATGTGGCCCGAGAGGCCAGCTTCCTGGCCGAGCAGAATGGACACTGCCGGGTCATGGCGGAAGACGTGCGGAGGGCTATCGACGCGAAGATCAAGCGGGCCAATCGACTGGAGGAGCGGTTGCAGGAACTGGTACTTGATCGGACCTTACTTGTTGATACTGAGGGCGCCGTTGTCGGTCAGGTGAATGGGATTGCGGTGATCCAACTTGGAGAATATCACTTCGGGAAGCCGAGTCGCATTACGGCGCGAACCTTTCTCGGGCGCGGCGGCATCATCGACATCGAACGCGAAGCCCGGATGGGCGGCCGCCTTCACAGCAAGGGCGTGCTGATCCTTTCAGGCTATCTCGGTGGCCGTTACGTACAACAGGTGCCCCTTGCCTTGTCGGCAAGCCTCGCCTTCGAACAAGTCTAT encodes:
- a CDS encoding GNAT family N-acetyltransferase, with the protein product MLAGFPKQVTLRTGTSVTIRPIVKEDAERLHAFFCKIPREDRLFLRDDVSLREVIDSWMDDLDYGKVLPLVAEVDDAIVADATLHRRRFGWTSHVGKVRLVVDRDYRGKGLGTLMIEELINIAKRAGLEILVAEIMGGQTVALSILKRLGFEREAVFYNYVKDQTGEEHDLVVMMKNLQIEPAMVPF
- a CDS encoding ribbon-helix-helix protein, CopG family, coding for MRPRVALSRKRWTKSTEVEPSRDYGAEIERPLDAEDVALSLLDAKVRAEEARADLSSTEPHAGLSVRLSRAMILQLQTEAAKRHITPSELIKRALMQYRPLRQAGRLSARQAGK
- a CDS encoding AAA family ATPase; this encodes MVSPLKPDALRKICLPESLPFEGTDDLKPLEEVVAQDRAVEAIAFGVGIRSEGFNLFVLGPTGTGKTAAIKRFLAHAAAKLPTPPDWCYVNNFADPQRPRALCLPPGRARLFQVDCERLLTELKTGVPRAFESEAYEQNRHTILDELQQQTSDELEALRKRAETLGFGLAKTASGFMIIPIFKGKPLKPEGFEGLDEETKRQVNLRSEEVQKDLAATRRRIRDLEREAKNRLDGMDREVATSAVDHLVEEVKERYADHAMVQAHLEAIREDVIANVDLFRRDQSVAQGQPELTAMLRQGLDPFDRYRVNVLIEHGENGGAPVVVEPHPTCQNLVGRIEHQVNMGALYTNFLMAKGGALHLANGGFLVVEAMELLKQFFAWDQLKRTLKNRRIRIEEPGEQFRLYSTVTLEPEPIPLNVKVVLIGSPWLYYLLHALDPEFLELFKVQAEFSDRVARTPETILTFARLLSTCCTAEGLRAFDRGAVAKLVEHSSRLVEDQEKLATTFSHLLDVAREASFLAEQNGHCRVMAEDVRRAIDAKIKRANRLEERLQELVLDRTLLVDTEGAVVGQVNGIAVIQLGEYHFGKPSRITARTFLGRGGIIDIEREARMGGRLHSKGVLILSGYLGGRYVQQVPLALSASLAFEQVYEEVEGDSASSSELYAILSSLSGLPIKQGFAVTGSVNQQGEVQAIGAVNAKIEGFFDVCRARGLTGEQGVLIPASNVRHLMLREDVVEAVAAGQFQIIPVHIIDEGIALLTGREAGERGPDGTFPEGCVNALVQGRLREMAEQARAYGTESQVSSSSDQNDEQSDG